A portion of the Paenibacillus marchantiae genome contains these proteins:
- a CDS encoding alpha/beta hydrolase family protein yields MRLFELLLLLSNIGLFALTLLLKKGRPRILLFVASGIATLLLVIHWTVEGYRVQIFFSYCITIFFLAISGYSYFRKNGSKKIPRFMLGSAYTAIAVMLVVTAGLMYAFPVFNLPEPTGEFKVGTQTFHLVDTNREEIFDKAREGKRELMVQVWYPVTVGTGKYAPFIPDTPILRYMAANYGLPEFTLQYLKYVSSHAYSGAEVSSAQNSYPLILANPGFGSSRFLHTSQAENLASHGYIVAVIDHTYNTVATEFPDGRITTSTTNDLFSPDDDYRTGRENRDKLGKVLTADVAFTLDQFELIQSGQIPSPLKGRIDLGHIGVFGHSIGGATAYDASYDPRITVGIDLDGGLYRLRDSEDLRKPFLFINSESYFEELNRVINNRVYTDAELNRMGSTREWMDQVTEDKKLELERMRETVDEGGQILYIENTEHLNFTDVQFISPVFNMLGITGKIVPERANSVINAYMLDFFDMYLKNQGGILMKGPDSRFQEVKFVTSLL; encoded by the coding sequence ATGAGGCTGTTTGAACTGTTGCTTTTATTGTCAAACATCGGCTTGTTTGCATTAACATTGTTATTAAAAAAAGGACGGCCCAGAATTCTGCTATTCGTTGCAAGCGGGATCGCCACTCTTTTATTGGTCATTCATTGGACGGTGGAAGGATACAGAGTTCAGATATTTTTCTCATATTGCATAACGATCTTTTTTTTAGCCATTTCAGGTTATAGCTATTTTAGAAAAAACGGCTCCAAAAAAATCCCGCGATTCATGTTGGGTTCAGCTTATACCGCTATAGCGGTAATGCTGGTCGTAACAGCGGGCCTCATGTATGCTTTTCCAGTATTTAATCTACCTGAACCGACAGGCGAATTTAAGGTAGGAACGCAAACTTTTCATCTTGTGGATACTAATAGGGAAGAGATTTTCGACAAAGCCAGAGAGGGTAAGAGAGAGTTGATGGTTCAGGTATGGTATCCGGTTACAGTTGGCACCGGCAAGTACGCTCCCTTTATTCCCGATACTCCAATTTTACGTTATATGGCCGCGAACTATGGCCTTCCTGAGTTTACTCTTCAGTACTTGAAGTACGTATCCAGTCATGCTTATTCGGGGGCCGAGGTCTCCTCGGCACAGAATTCATATCCGCTGATCCTTGCAAATCCCGGCTTTGGCTCGTCCAGGTTCCTCCATACGTCGCAAGCTGAGAATCTCGCGAGTCACGGATATATCGTGGCAGTGATCGATCACACCTACAATACAGTTGCAACCGAGTTTCCGGACGGTCGAATCACAACCAGCACAACCAACGACTTATTCTCTCCCGACGATGATTACCGAACGGGAAGAGAAAATCGCGACAAGTTGGGAAAAGTGTTAACCGCCGATGTGGCGTTTACGCTGGACCAATTCGAGCTCATCCAATCGGGACAGATTCCAAGTCCTTTAAAAGGGAGGATTGATCTCGGTCATATCGGGGTGTTCGGTCATTCCATCGGCGGAGCGACGGCCTACGACGCTTCTTACGATCCACGAATCACGGTCGGAATAGACTTGGATGGAGGGTTGTATCGACTGCGTGACAGCGAGGATCTGCGAAAGCCGTTTTTGTTCATCAACTCTGAAAGCTATTTCGAAGAATTAAACAGGGTGATAAATAATCGGGTCTACACAGATGCAGAGCTTAACCGGATGGGATCAACAAGAGAGTGGATGGATCAAGTAACGGAAGATAAAAAGTTGGAGCTTGAACGGATGCGCGAAACGGTCGACGAAGGAGGACAAATCCTCTATATCGAAAATACAGAGCATTTGAATTTTACCGACGTACAGTTCATTTCTCCGGTTTTCAATATGCTGGGCATTACAGGGAAGATTGTGCCAGAAAGAGCGAACTCCGTGATCAATGCCTATATGCTGGATTTCTTCGATATGTATCTAAAGAATCAAGGCGGAATCTTAATGAAAGGACCGGACAGCCGTTTTCAGGAGGTGAAGTTCGTAACCTCGCTATTATAA
- a CDS encoding HIT family protein: protein MTASFSHKPEGYECPFCRVWGIERPNQGTKQRDIIYQNEKVTAFIASKWWPNNKGHVLVVPNQHFENIFDLPADYAVEIHRAAQLTAFAMKSTYGCDGISTRQHNEPAGNQDVWHYHLHIYPRYMNDQLYLSKGSQSDPDERSLYADKLRSWIKKNI, encoded by the coding sequence ATGACAGCATCATTTTCACATAAGCCCGAAGGTTACGAATGTCCATTTTGTCGTGTTTGGGGTATCGAGCGACCTAACCAGGGGACAAAACAAAGGGATATCATCTATCAGAATGAAAAGGTAACGGCTTTTATAGCGAGCAAATGGTGGCCAAACAATAAAGGACATGTTCTTGTTGTTCCGAATCAACATTTCGAGAACATCTTTGACCTCCCTGCGGATTACGCTGTTGAAATTCACCGCGCGGCGCAGCTCACAGCATTTGCAATGAAAAGTACATATGGATGTGATGGGATTTCTACACGCCAACATAATGAACCTGCTGGCAATCAAGACGTGTGGCATTATCATCTCCATATTTATCCTAGATATATGAATGATCAACTTTATCTGTCAAAGGGTTCTCAGTCCGATCCAGATGAACGCTCTCTCTATGCTGATAAGTTGCGTTCTTGGATAAAGAAAAACATTTAA
- a CDS encoding DedA family protein, with translation MISNTILELLHQYGYLIFYFAFSLGPFGIPIPNEITIISGAILSHTGVISSCITYFCILTGLLTAITFAYFAGKLFGPKIKHKFQHNKHFVKAELILNKSGNWAMCIGLFIPIVRYVLPLVIGLSGVQYRKFALISYSSALLWTITYFTAGIYFGAPILSMLHLLKF, from the coding sequence ATGATCAGTAATACGATCTTAGAGCTACTACATCAGTATGGATATCTGATTTTTTATTTTGCCTTCTCATTAGGGCCATTTGGCATTCCAATTCCGAATGAGATCACGATTATCAGTGGTGCTATTTTGAGTCACACGGGTGTTATCAGCTCATGTATCACATACTTCTGCATTTTAACAGGACTATTAACCGCCATTACCTTTGCTTATTTTGCAGGGAAGTTATTTGGGCCCAAGATAAAACACAAATTTCAACATAATAAACACTTCGTTAAGGCTGAACTGATTCTGAATAAGAGTGGCAATTGGGCGATGTGCATCGGTTTATTCATTCCAATCGTGCGATATGTTCTCCCTCTGGTCATTGGACTGAGCGGCGTTCAATATCGGAAATTTGCTCTCATTTCATATTCCAGTGCTTTGCTTTGGACCATAACGTATTTTACAGCGGGAATCTACTTCGGCGCTCCCATTCTATCAATGCTTCATTTATTAAAATTTTGA